The following coding sequences lie in one Metopolophium dirhodum isolate CAU chromosome 5, ASM1992520v1, whole genome shotgun sequence genomic window:
- the LOC132945509 gene encoding eukaryotic translation initiation factor 2-alpha kinase 3-like isoform X2: MNIDQNENVAQKENDDHEKKKENVQPVQKQIDEFKSHYSQNFQTIHCLGKGGFGIVFKARNKLDDCNYAIKRIPFPPRCMDTSSNITTSPTDTTRDSHSERKATKQYLYIQMELCQKYSLRERLKTGTLHKNMMDILNIFFQIIEGVEYIHLQEFIHRDLKPSNIFFISDDQIKIGDFGSVTKMLIYDTWNEYDDKQKCLNEQHTNQVGTHLYMSPEQIHGKPYNLKVDIYSLGVIFFEMLNSFNTEMERCKTLQQVRNGTFPPQFLELYEFKTEKDMVCLMLSQDPKKRPTASNLKSMLLVYLDRFNLLMPDSCPF, from the exons ATGAACATAgatcaaaatgaaaatgttgCACAG aaagAAAATGatgatcatgaaaaaaaaaaggaaaatgtACAACCTGTTCAAAAACAAATAGATGAATTTAAATCACACTATTCgcaaaattttcaaacaatcCATTGCCTAGGAAAAGGAGGTTTTGGGATTGTATTTAAGGCTAGAAATAAATTAGATGACTGCAACTATGCTATTAAAAGGATACCTTTTCCACCACG TTGTATGGACACAAGTAGTAATATAACAACTAGTCCAACAGATACAACAAGAGACTCTCATAGTGAACGAAAAGCAACTAAACAATACTTATACATACAAATGGAGCTTTGTCAGAAATATAGTTTGAGAGAAAGACTGAAGACTGGTACTCTTCATAAAAATATgatggatattttaaatattttttttcaaattatagaagGTGTTGAATATATTCATTTGCAAGAATTCATACATAGGGATTTAAAG ccttcaaatatattttttatatcagaTGACCAAATTAAAATTGGCGATTTTGGTTCAGTtactaaaatgttaatatatgatACATGGAATGAATATGATGATAAACAAAAGTGCTTAAATGAACAACATACTAATCAAGTTGGCACACATTTGTATATGAGTCCAGAACAG ATACATGGAAAACCGTACAATTTAAAAGTGGATATATATTCCCTTGgagttatattttttgaaatgctcAATTCTTTTAATACTGAAATGGAAAGATGCAAAACGTTACAGCAAGTTAGAAATGGTACATTTCCTCCTCAATTTTTGGAAttgtatgaatttaaaactgaa aaagaCATGGTATGCTTAATGTTATCGCAAGATCCAAAAAAACGCCCAACTGCATCTAACCTTAAAAGTATGCTCTTAGTGTACTTGGATCGGTTCAACCTTCTCATGCCAGACTCATGTCCTttctaa
- the LOC132945509 gene encoding eukaryotic translation initiation factor 2-alpha kinase 3-like isoform X1, which translates to MNIDQNENVAQKENDDHEKKKENVQPVQKQIDEFKSHYSQNFQTIHCLGKGGFGIVFKARNKLDDCNYAIKRIPFPPRQESRDRVLREVKALAELEHKNIVKYFNAWLEEPPRSWQEEQDKKWMPKSDCMDTSSNITTSPTDTTRDSHSERKATKQYLYIQMELCQKYSLRERLKTGTLHKNMMDILNIFFQIIEGVEYIHLQEFIHRDLKPSNIFFISDDQIKIGDFGSVTKMLIYDTWNEYDDKQKCLNEQHTNQVGTHLYMSPEQIHGKPYNLKVDIYSLGVIFFEMLNSFNTEMERCKTLQQVRNGTFPPQFLELYEFKTEKDMVCLMLSQDPKKRPTASNLKSMLLVYLDRFNLLMPDSCPF; encoded by the exons ATGAACATAgatcaaaatgaaaatgttgCACAG aaagAAAATGatgatcatgaaaaaaaaaaggaaaatgtACAACCTGTTCAAAAACAAATAGATGAATTTAAATCACACTATTCgcaaaattttcaaacaatcCATTGCCTAGGAAAAGGAGGTTTTGGGATTGTATTTAAGGCTAGAAATAAATTAGATGACTGCAACTATGCTATTAAAAGGATACCTTTTCCACCACG acaAGAATCTAGAGACCGTGTATTACGTGAAGTTAAAGCATTAGCAGAGttagaacataaaaatattgtaaagtatTTCAATGCTTGGTTAGAAGAACCTCCTAGAAGTTGGCAAGAAGAACAGGATAAAAAGTGGATGCCAAAATctga TTGTATGGACACAAGTAGTAATATAACAACTAGTCCAACAGATACAACAAGAGACTCTCATAGTGAACGAAAAGCAACTAAACAATACTTATACATACAAATGGAGCTTTGTCAGAAATATAGTTTGAGAGAAAGACTGAAGACTGGTACTCTTCATAAAAATATgatggatattttaaatattttttttcaaattatagaagGTGTTGAATATATTCATTTGCAAGAATTCATACATAGGGATTTAAAG ccttcaaatatattttttatatcagaTGACCAAATTAAAATTGGCGATTTTGGTTCAGTtactaaaatgttaatatatgatACATGGAATGAATATGATGATAAACAAAAGTGCTTAAATGAACAACATACTAATCAAGTTGGCACACATTTGTATATGAGTCCAGAACAG ATACATGGAAAACCGTACAATTTAAAAGTGGATATATATTCCCTTGgagttatattttttgaaatgctcAATTCTTTTAATACTGAAATGGAAAGATGCAAAACGTTACAGCAAGTTAGAAATGGTACATTTCCTCCTCAATTTTTGGAAttgtatgaatttaaaactgaa aaagaCATGGTATGCTTAATGTTATCGCAAGATCCAAAAAAACGCCCAACTGCATCTAACCTTAAAAGTATGCTCTTAGTGTACTTGGATCGGTTCAACCTTCTCATGCCAGACTCATGTCCTttctaa